A region of the Pseudorca crassidens isolate mPseCra1 chromosome 9, mPseCra1.hap1, whole genome shotgun sequence genome:
CCTGGTGCTGGCTCACAGCTGGAGAGAAGCCAGAAGCCCCTAGAAAGCCCCGATTCCCGGCTCAGGTCCGTCTTCAGCTCCATGGCACGTGTGGTCACTCGGCAGGGAAGGTGGTGACTCTCAGGCCCCATCTGTGTTGCCCAGGTGTCCCGAACCCCAAGGAACGCTGGCTCCTGTCTCCTGCTGTGGCTGTGAATGCCAGGGTCCCTGGGGTCTTataaggcagggctgggagggggtgggcCCTGGAGGGTCCATTCCTTAATTGTTGGCTTCAAGATGGCGCAAGCCATGGGGCACACAGGTCCTGGGAGCTGCCAAAGGGCAATGTACTCAGAGTCAAGGTCGCCCAGGTCTTTCTGCTCCCTGAGCAGGCAGGAGATGGGGACGTCCCCTTCTGCGTCTACAGCTGGTGACAAGGGCAAAGCCGTTTGACCCACCTCTCCCACAGTGAATACCCTGGAGAGAAATGCATTCTTGACTTTTTTCAGTCACTTCTGGGTTTGAACTAGAGCGGAGGCTGTTTCTCTCCAGCTGCAGCCCTTCTCCTTCCAGTAACCACATCCCTCCCTACCTCTGAAAGGCAGGTCCCAACTCACTACTTCCAGGAAGACCTCCAGGATCAAGCCTGCCCCTTGCCGCTCCCACCCTTCCTCCATGACCTTCTGGATGCCACTGACATGGCCCAAACGGCTCACACCTGGCTTTGTAATCatcttcagcatttatttcacAAGACTACCAAGTCTATTCTGGCTTTTTCGAGGACACAGTTCATGGGGTCTGTTAAATGTCTGTCTTCACTGAGTCTGGTGCCCATCTCAGATCACTTGGTAACAATTCCATCCATTTTATGGTTCTTGATTGTTCCAAAGAACTCTTGCCTGTTTGATCTGCTTCGTTCCGTCCAACGACTTAGTCAAGCAAGTTTTGAGATACCCATCCTACAGAAGAGGAATCTCCCATGGTATATGCACAAGTCAAAACTTGAACCCCAGTCTAAAAGACAGAAGGGGAACCCTGCTATCAAAGAAAGAGCACATAAGGAACTGGCTGGTAATGTAAATATTAATAACGTGGACAAAAAAATGTTGCCTCCATATTTTAGTAAACAATGAATGTCGCCCACCATCAAACCATCGGCCACTGCTGGTGACAGTACACCCTGAGGGGGATATAGGgtgaagaaaaacaggatactggccctaggcAGTTAAGAtaaatatcaaaggaatgatttcaatgagcccagattcatgcatcttcccatacatagaaaggCACTAAAATCCTTAACTTGGGATGCCtggtttttgtgattagcagtaatcttttcaTGTTTAGCTGtacatggttttttttgtttgtttgtttgtttttcagtaaagactcctatatatcctggcttctcccttacctctttggaacagctccgcagagctatctgagaggctgtcttccacACCATAGTCCTCAGTAGTACCCCCGAATAacacataattctcaacttttaggttgtgtgttATTGTCGACAATAACATAATATCTACACGtaaaattttcagtgtttttatgTCCATCGTGTCACTCTGACCCTGTGAGGTAACAGGAAAGATACTGATAGGCCCACTGGAcagttgaggaaaccaaggctcccAGGTGTACACAGGAGCCCAGCTTACCCCATGGCTAGGAAGGACTTcattttgcagagaaggaaactgacaaAGACGCTGGGGTCCGCCCTGGATCACACAGCTAGAGGGAACACAAGGAAATGTCCTGAGCCTCTTTCTGTTCCACCAGGCCACCCCCAAGCCTGGCTGGGAGGCAGGAACCCACTCCTCTGGATGATACAGGGGGCCCACCCCCTGGCAGCCCCTAACACCCCAAGTCCTTCAGGATACCCGATCACGCCATCACCTGCTCTGCGATCCCCGCCTTGGAAAGTGCCCCACTATTGTGCAACCAGGcacggggctggggctggggctggctcCGTAACGTCAGCAGCCGGTTGGCTTGAGCTGGCTGATCCTGGCCCCCTGGAGTTCAACTGTGTCAGCCATGAATCACACTAATGGTGAGAGGTGGCCGCTCCCCCTCTGTGGCCTAGAGACAGGTATTTCCAAGGTTCCTCCCCTGGCTCAGGCAAACACACCTGACCTACCCCCCACCACCTGTCTCACTCTCTCTGGGCCCAGGGTGAGGCAGAACTACCAGGGACAAGGTTGGGGGAACCAGACAGAGCTGGACCACTCTCCCACCCTGGCTCTGCCAGCCCATGATCCTGCGGAGGGcagcaccctcctccccacaagaAGAGAAGGAGCCCGCTGACCTTGAGGTGTGCTTCAGCCTGGCGTCCCCCTCACCCACCCCTCTCTCCCTGCTGCTTGCACTGGGCCTCTGACTCTCTTCCAAGAACAATTTGGCAAGTTCCTATCCAcaacctgcaaaaaaaaaaagggatggggAGGGCCACAGCCCAGGGGGACCCGGAAGGCAGACTGACCTTTTTTTATGTGGTACTAAGTAGCACCGACAGCTCATGTAAATAGACTTGAAAATCTTTGGAGTGAAATTCatggggaggtggggagcagcGGGTACAGCCGGGAGGTGAAACGTGCAGGACACCTGAGATCTGAGACCTTTCTGGGAACCGGCACAGCACGACAGCTTTCCTGTTCCACCGAGTTACATCTGCTATATTCAGTCAAATCACAAATATAAGTTGCGTGCCTAGAGGCTGAGTGGACAGACGCGGTCCTGCCTGCATGGGATTCTGGCCCAGAAGGAAGACACACGTTAAGCAGTGACCCATGCCTGGATTCCGGATTCTTCTGCCCTGGCCCTGCAGCGCTAGACCAAAGAGGAAGAAGCAGCTCATCTATTGGTTGGGAGGTAAGGGGGTCATCCGTTCAGGCCCGGACACTCAGGTCATTCTGGGTAGGTTCTCAGAGTCCATCTTGCCTAGGGGATCCTATCTGCTGGTTATTTTCCCTCACCTTGAACACTTCCGGTGACTGGGAGCTCACTCCAGTTCGGGATCACCGTAGCCTGGGGACTAAGCCCTCACTCACGATAGGCCAAGTTTCACCTCCTGCTCACGTCCAGCTGATGGGCCTGGGTCCTCGCCTCTGTGGCACAGGGTCACACTGGCTTGGAGCTGGATGGGCCTGGGCTAGACCCTGGCTTTGACACCAGCAGTGCAAACTCAGGCAGGATccaccaagcctcagtttcctcatctgtaaaatagggatgccATCGTACAGAGTCGTGAGTTCTGAATGAGTTGGTGCACGAAGACTTCAGCCCAGTGTTTGGCACggtaagtgcttgataaatgttagctgcATCCATTCATTGGTTATTGTCATTATTTTGATCGCCAGTTTCTTTGACTGTTCTTTACGTGTCTTGTTTCCAGACCACTCACCTCTCACAGGACTCTCCTCAGAGCACAGTTCAGCTAGTTTATGCCCTGAAGGGGCCGCCAGGCACCGGAAGCAGCCTCACCAGCCCAGACGATCCTCTTCCTCTATCTGGATATCAGCCTCCCGAAGAAGGAAGCCAGGCCACGTGTGTACTATAAAGAGCTCTGGAGACAGACAGCCTGGGCTCAACTCCTAGCTCCTCTACCTGCCAGCCGTGTGGCCCTAGACCAGTCACAAGTTTATCAGAGAGAATCTACAACGTGAACATCTAGCTCAGAGATCATGCTGGATTACCAGCAGGAAAAATAGGTAGGTTCTCAGAGTCTGCCAGAGTAGAGGTAACCATTTTCTATCTATGCTAGAGATGAGAACTACCATTCTCTATTGTTAACATAATTATTATGAGAAAAATCAGAACCTCCCCGCTGGACTTCCTTACACTTATTTCTGtagtttaatgttttcttttcaataacGAATGTGGGAAGGTACCCACCAACTTTTGTGTACCTGGGGCCTCTAAGCATCTCCATCCAGCCTTCCTCTGAACTTGCTGCAAttccctggcacacagtgagtgtTCCATGATCGGGGGGTCATTGGCTTATTCCCAAGTTTAAGCATGACCAGAGATGTTTTAACCACCATGATCTCTGGGTCGACAATGCCGAGCTTCACCTCAACTATAAGCCTCAGTCTTTTCAAGGACCTGGGGGACCGAGGGCCTAAGCAGTGGAGAAGGAGGACAGGCAACACGGATGTCCCAGGGGTGGCCAGGCGTGAGTGGCTGGACCCCCAAGTCCCTCAGGACCCATGCCTTGTGAGTCTGCAGCTCCAAACAACTCAAAGAATCTAGGCAGACCCTATGAAGACTTTTTTGAGAACGTAAGGTGTTGCAGGCATTCTTAGGTCAGAACAAGACATAGCCCTTGCCCTCTAGGATTTGGGTCACACCATAAAGACACGTAAGACACGCAGAGGTGGGGGCCACACATGGGCGTCCTCCAAGGGAATCAGCTCACAGCTGTATTTGTTTGCCcaacagtactttttaaaaagctgaattgGAATGTCTTTGGGAGGATGCTCGAGGTGACCCCAGGTCCCTATGCTCCCCATCTATTGTGTCACTACCAGACAGACATTATCCAACAGGCCTCTACAGTTGTGATCCAAGGCATAGGGCATTAAACATGAAGATAAAGGCAGGAACCAGTGTGACTAGAGCATAGAAAGAAGGGACTCATCTACCTTAAGTCcaagaaggcttcacagaggagggggTATTTGGGTTTAGAGAAAGATGAAAGGGTAAAAGGGCTTTGATCATAACCCAAGTAACCCGCCCACACCCCTCTTTGTCAGGTCCTTAGGTAGTGGCCCCAGACTTGACCAAAGGGACAGGCGAGAACCTTTCCTTCCAGGCCAGCAAGCCCTCGGTCAAGCCACCGTGATTCCCTTCTCTCTAGGGCATGTGGGAGGCACAGGTCCAGCTATGGGGTGGAGCCTGAACCCACTGACTGGGGGCAGAagcagggggaggaaggggtgaggAGGAGGGGTGCAGGtaaaggaggggagaggaaggggaggcacGAGGAGAAACAGGGGAGGAGCTAAGTGGTCAAGCAGCGGAGATAAACCCACCCCCGGAAATAAAACACCTCCCAGCTGGCCCTGCAGCTGTCACCTCCTCCCTCTGACCGAGGACACGGTCCCTTTAGCCCTTCAAGCACCACAGACCCTACAAATATTCAAGTTCTTTCACAGAAAGGAAAGCACCTCAGAGCCACTAGGAAACAAgtggtattttattccttttcgtCGTTGTTGAGGAGAGATCACGACACAGAGAACAGCAGTCCTGGTCACAGCGGCACGGTTTGGTTAGTTTCCACGAGAACACGATGAGCGGGAGGGGCGGGGTCTGATTTTCCACTCTCTTCACCAGCTTCGACCTCGTGCTGTTCCCCCTGCAGCAGGGCTGTGCGGAGCCCTGCCGGGTCCCTAACCCGCAGCACAGCCGCTGCACTTGCCGTTCTGGCCGGCGACAGGCGAGCAGAGGGTGCAGGAGCCCCCGCTGCTGCCTGGCCAGTGGGATGTGGACAGAGAAGCAAAGGACCCCTGCTCTcccagctgcccctccccagAGCACCGGCCCCAGCTGAATGCACCCCTTCAGCCATCACCTGACAGAGCCTCAGTCCAGGGACAGGAGTCTGAGTCCAGACGAGCTGGGCTATAGATGGGCATCTTGGGAGCAGGAAAGgctggagaagggggtggggttcCAGAGCCCACGGGGTTATTGCTGAGAAGATATGCAAGGGGCACGTTCCCCAGGGGCGGAGTAAGGTGGGGCAGATGGGCACCAGGGAAGGGGTGAAGCTGCCCCAGGGCAAAGCGGGCTCATCGGCTCCTTGCTGGGAACCTCCCACTGCCAAGAGACCTCAGAACAGACTTGGTCCAGGGACAAATATGGAAGCAAGGTTCTTATAAAAGGAGTGAAGACGGGCCATGTAGAAGGATCACGAAGGTGATGTAAACCTTCCCAAGTCCCAAGCCGATCGGAGACTCCGCCCGTGCCCAACCCCTCCATCCACCCGTAAATCAAGAGAAGGAACTGGCCTCTTAGGGACAAAGCAGACTCCCGGGAGTGGAAGGTGATGGGGCCATGGAGAGCAGAGACGAGCTGAcagccacatggctcagctcCTGCCCGGGAAAGTGGGGCCAGGTTCACTAAGATACAATGTCATCCACGAACAAGCAGCCACAAAGACCACATcatcagacagacacacacacacacagacacacgtcaCAGGAGGCGGACGAGACCACAGgcggcagggaggcaggggttgcATCATCAAGTTGAGGACAGGTGTcgaggggttggggagagggtgggggacaCACAAGTTCTTGGCTTCTCCTGGGGAAAGATCTGTTGCTGAAGTGGCCGGTTTTCTTAAGCATCAGAATTTGCATCTAAAGGTTCAAGCAGCTGCCTTCAGGTTCTGGAGGTTGAAGTGAGagagaatttaaattaaaacgAAGCTCTGGCTTCCTTTCAAAACTCTTTACCTGCTCGTCTCCCAGCCATTAATTAGGACAGACCCTCTGCCCACGGAAACTCCCAAGATGAGACCCACTCTGAGTGCCTTATTCTCAGCAAATCAAGGAGGAcgagcctgagaagcagggccaGGAGATGAAGGTGGAGGAGGGCGTGGAGCTCAGGAGAAGGGCTCTCTCAGGGGGATGGAACCTGGTAGATGTGGAAAGGAAATTGTTAAACCCGGGATTTCTATCTCAGGACACCTCCAAGAATCGCTCACAGTCCTGAGACTCAGGAAAACAGGGTTTCCGAGGAagttctagttaaaaaaaaaaaaaaagacaactgctGGCTCAAGGCTCTCTCCCTGGAGCCTTCCCACACCGCTCCCCAGATTCCGAGCTGCCAGCTGCCATGACATAGACAGAACACCGAGCTGCAGCTGGGATGCCTGCCTCCTGGATTGGATCTATGGCCACGTCAAACTGAGGCATCTTTAACCTTCCCGAGGCCCAGCTAGAAGACAGGAGGTAATGAGCCCCACTCTGCCCACCCTTAGGAAAGAATTCAAATGCTCCACAAGTGCCCTGTGTTATTACCGTGATGGTAAAAGCTGGCGTGCCAGGCATTTTACATCCAGAAATCTCCTTTAACTTACGACTTAGGATAAAGTATATCCCTTATTTGTgtggaaaaaaaggcagaagtgaGCTGAGAGAAGACTGATCCCCGCCACGCCCCAGTATATTCCAGGGTATGTTACCAAGGGAGACGGGCAGGAGCAGAGGGGTGTAGTGAGACGCAGCACTCAACTACAAAGCCCTGAGCTCGAGTTCCAGCCGCTTACTTACTATATGTATGGCTACTCTGtctgacctcagtttcttcatctgtaaaatggggctaaacCCTACCTGTCCTTCTTACATCTTCTGGCAGGCTTGAGTGAGTTTGTGTTTGTGGCAGCATTTATTACTTTCCTGCATTACTGTTGATATAATGAACAATGGAAACGGATACTAAATAGAACTAAAAACAGCGCCCCTAAACGTCAAGAACTGATAATGCTGGTATGGGGGGGGTCATATACTATTCTCCCTACTTTTACGTAGGGTTGGAAAGTTTAAGACTAAAATGTTAACTTTAAAAAGCGGCCTGAAGGTACTCTCTGAATCATCACTGAAAGCCATTGTCTTTATGCTACTTTGACATTAGGAGTATTTCACTGACTAATTCTCTCCCAAGTCATGCCCACGTGGTAGCTAGGATGGCACCCTATCAACTTGACTGCTGGGTTGCTACGGAAGCTCTATTTCCCGACTgctcattctgtgtgtgtgtggtacacctGGGAGGTTTCAATCCGTCTGTCTCATCACCCTTCAGACATGAGCCTCCTGAGAGCACAGCTCATAATAAAAGCTGGGCGCATTGCAAGAGCTAGCCCAGTTCTTCCCTGATGACTCCTCGGCCGGACTTCAGTCAGAACAGTGATGGTGACAGGAAGATGCAGGCAGACAGCATCTTACCTTTGTGCCTGAGGGCTGCACTTCAGTTCTCTGCTTTCTGGGGCTCCGTTGCTGGAAAGAGAACCAGAATGGAGGGTAGTGCATGAACCCCTCACCCCAGCGGGCCACCCCCTGCCACAGCCGTGACTGTGCCTGTCTCTGGGGGGAACCTGACCCGCACAGCAAAGGTGACTCATGTGGATTtcgagtcagacagacctggggcaGATCCTTGTCCTGTTATTCGCTTGTTAGAGAACCTGGCACGttccttaacttttctgagtCCCTTGGTTGTAAAATGTGGAGAGCGACGCCTACCCCGAGGGGCTGTGCGCCCATTAAATGAGAAGTGAAGCACTTTGTATCATGCCAAACACTAAGAAGATTCCCTGTAAACAGCAGCcctcaggagcagcagcctgttggtggaggggagggagcgATGCACAGCAGAGCCCTGGGGACCCCCCACTCTGGCACTATGCAAGCACGTCTGACCGGCCAGCTCTCAAGAGACGACGGCACCTGGCAACCGTCCCCGACCCTCAAGCTGTAGGAGAACCCTTGCCCATTCCCTCCATCCCACCTGGGCGGGTGGTCCTGACACTTACCATTTGCAGTGACGAGGTTCTCCACCTGGGCCTCCTCGTCCCCTGGAGCCCTGCAAGAGGATGAAATGCAAGCCCGTCAGAGGTCTCCAGGGCAAACCCAGAGAGCATCGCCACTCACCTTGCTGGGGCAGGGCCCTAGGATCCTTCTCCTCCAAGTCATAGTGGATCATTCCCCACCATGGGGCTCATGGGGCGGGGGAGGCCAGGGCCAAAGGGGATGTAGTCAGGGGAACTTACAGGTACCCTTCAATGTCGGCCCCTGAGAGAGCTAAGTACTGGGAAGAGATGGCCtagggctgcatggggtcttggGTTGTGTCCTGCCACAGACTTTGGACTCCTGAGGTCCAGCGCTGCCCTGGGTTACCATGGTGGACTAATGGGTTGTGCCCTTAGGTGGAGGTAGAGGGTGGGCGAAAGGAAGCCCAACATTCCACAAAGCTCAAAGAACCTCATGAGCAGGTGACCACAGGGCAGTGTCACAAGTCCTGAAGAGAGGAGACAGATCTCAGGAGAGGCCCGGAGGCCCTCTGCTTCCCTTCTCCCAAGCCCAACTCAAGGGCCTCCAGACAAGGATCCAGcatcttctcccccttcccccaccccacacatACATCAGAAAAAGGAAGGATGGGCTAACCCTTGATGTTCTGACCTCTCCTCTGCCCCAAAGACTGTCTGACAATCCTCAAAACTTCCACCTCTACCCCAACACACACAGCCTGTTTCTGAGACAAGAATCCAAAAGCACACTCATTTGGGGTCACACACCACaggcccctccctgtcccctcttAGCGTCATCACCCCAGATGTCCACAGCCATGGCATCCTTACCGCGGCTTCTGGTTAAAACCGCACTTGCACCTACGACCTGAAAAGCAAAGAAACCATCCAAGGTCAATGTCCTGCCTTAGCCACAGCAGGGCTGCCCAGTGAGTCTGTGAGACTGTGCGAACAGCAGCCCCGACTCCTGGGCACTGCACGGCTTGCACAGCTGCATGCGGCGATCCCTGGTTGGAGCAGGGCTCTTCGGCGGCCAAGGTTCAACCGTCAGCAGTTTGGATGGCTACAGCACCACTGTCTGCTTGACCATGTAAACGCAGACAGCTCCATGCAGCCCAGGCTCACGAGGGGAAACACACGCAGGGGCACACCCCTTGGAGCACTCTAAAGACAGCCCCTGTCTCCTCTCCTGTGACTCCCCCACTCGCGCCCTGATGGGGACAGCAGGGGGACAGCCACCTCCGCCCCTTCGTATCTGTGCTTGTTTTCATCGAGCActtattttgttcattcttcactgtttcactgagcacctattatgtgcccaGCAGTGTACTAGGCCCTGGAGGTAACTAGGAAGACAGACaggctccttccctctccagaaaAGAGAACCGCCAGTCTCTTACACCGTTCCCCACTCACTTCACAGCTGCAGACATTGCCCTTAGAGTgaacaaaggaacaaacaaactTACTTAGGATAAGCAGGATCCCCACCGAGAAGAGGACCACAGCAAACACCAATCCCCCGATCCTCAGGGTCTGGTAGTCTGCCAGAGGAACAAGAGTGAGAGATGAAAGAGGGGAAGGGCCAGGGAGAGCGTGTCCATCCCTCCCCTGGACGGGGCtgtgcctccccctccccacccagggtcACTGTCCCTGCTCACCATAATGAAAAgggtccttttctttctcctgctcAGCTGCTAGAAAAACAAACAGGTGTGGTCAAGGGGGAGACAGCTACACATCCTGATTCCCAAATATCCTACCCTGTCTCACAGGCCTCACTCCCCACAAAGGAATTCCTGGGAAACAGGGCCCACGAAGCAGGGATGCCCAGAGAAGCACGGAAGGGTGGGCCTGCCTGCCAGGGCCAGCCTAGAAGCCAAAGGCAGGTGCAGCTCAGAGCACCAATCAGTCTGCATTCACAGCATCCACATTTATTGCTCCTTTGTACCTTACGTCATCATCAAAAGGCAGGGTCTATTTTCCTCTTGTTATAGGTGGGGAAACTAAGACCACGGAAGGACACGTGACTTGCACAATCTAGAGACTGATGTACAAGGCTGACTCCCAAAGTTCTGGTTAAAAGTCTACAGGGACCTGGTGGGCTTGAGGGCTGGAGCCCatggggagaggtgggcaggCTGGAATAGGGGCTGTGTTAGCTGCTGCCTTCCAGGACTTTCTTTGCTGACTAAAGGCGGGACAGCTGGTCAGACATGTAGAACCTGAGAGCCCCCCAACCCTAGTGTCCCAAAGGGCCTGGACCTTCCACCAGAAAGGGGTACTTACCATTGGCCAGGACCGCCGGGGCCAGCAGGCCGCACAGGTAGAGCAACACCACCTCCATGGCGTCTGGGGACGGAGGGAGGAAAATGACTCTCTGGGTAGGAGACTCCCCACTCCAACCCTCAGGGCCCCAGTTGGATTCCCACCCCGACTCTGAGCTCTCTCCACACGGTGTGAGGTCAGACAACAGAGCCAAAGCAGCTGACGTTTATAGACTCCTTATGGAGTGCTCTGCACGCATGAGTTCAATTACAACAGAATCAGTTCAACTAGCAGGCACTGCGACCAACCCATTTCGCAGGTGAAGAGGCTGAGGTTAAGGAGGTGAAAGGGCACTCATGGTAGCGAGTAGCGCAGTCTGGATCCCAACGCAGCTCAGGAATGCCTCTGCCCGGCTGCCTCTCTGGTGCCAAAGTCATAAAACCCCAAGGGCTTGGGAGATCACATCACCTGTGTCCTCCTCTCTGGGCCACCTAGAGATGTGGCCATCTCTAGCTCATTAAGATGTCTGGGACTTTCTGGCCCGGTTCCCTACAACTGAGACCCACTGGCGGAAGTTCTTCTTTCTATCAGATTAAATGGGGCAGGTAAgccaggggttggggaggaaggCCTGCTGTTTCCTGGACTCGTTAGAGTAAACCCTGAAATGCTGACAGCTCTCCATCAAGGTACCCCTCACGCTCTCCCCTCCAGAGTGCCCAGGTCAACTCTTCCTATAGACTTTAGTTCATAATCCTCCAGATAGGTGGTTTGATTAAACAAAGGGAGCACGGAGACATGCTCTCTGAGCATCGGCGCCCTGGTCTCTCCTTCCCCAGAAAGGGCCTGAGACTTCTGCTCGTGAGCTCAAGCCCCTGGTCTCTGGGGTCAGTGGCCCCTGGAtggaggcagagggcagggccGGTTGGTCCCTCCCAGGGATGGATTTCGGTGCAGTTACACACACCTCATTCCTGGGCTTAATTAAAGGAATGTGGTAAAGAgccagagaggaaaggggaatGAAACCTGAAACACGAAGCCCAAGGCTGCTTCCTCTTTCTTAGTGGGGTGAGACTGGCAGCGGCCTAACCCCCTGCACACTGTCTAGGGGCCAGGACCATGCTTGCTCTGTCGGTTCACGCCCTATTCCATTCCGGCCccgcagccagcagcccccagctGCCCTTCACCTCCCAGCCAGCAGAGGTCAGAACAGCTCCATCCAGGGTCAGGCCAAGGCACAGACCCAGAACTCTGGACTCCCAATTCAAGGAGCGTTTCTCATAAGGCAGTCATTTGCCTTCAATGCTActtcatttaatatttgtatttcttttaagtttcacattacattttatatgtacaaaaatatatgtgggcttccctggagcagtggttgacagtctgcctgccaatgcaggggacacgggtttgagccctggtctgggaacatccaacgtgccgcagagcaactgggcccgtgagccacaactactgagcctgcacgtctggagcctgtgctccgcaacaagagaggccgcgacagtgagaggcccgcgcaccgcgatgaagagtggcccccactcgccgcaactagagaaagccctcgcacagaggcgaagacccagcacagccaaagataggtaaataaataaataaataaaatttaaaaaaaatatataacacacaTGTA
Encoded here:
- the FXYD6 gene encoding FXYD domain-containing ion transport regulator 6 isoform X1 — translated: MEVVLLYLCGLLAPAVLANAAEQEKEKDPFHYDYQTLRIGGLVFAVVLFSVGILLILSRRCKCGFNQKPRAPGDEEAQVENLVTANATEPQKAEN
- the FXYD6 gene encoding FXYD domain-containing ion transport regulator 6 isoform X2, whose product is MEVVLLYLCGLLAPAVLANAEQEKEKDPFHYDYQTLRIGGLVFAVVLFSVGILLILSRRCKCGFNQKPRAPGDEEAQVENLVTANATEPQKAEN